A region from the Benincasa hispida cultivar B227 chromosome 8, ASM972705v1, whole genome shotgun sequence genome encodes:
- the LOC120082873 gene encoding uncharacterized protein LOC120082873, translating to MGCLVSKPADSGGNRRRPGNIGEVSVYVPGLRIPKPVDFSLALGDHLSKNIVERLSALRTRIVVMAGQEGPTITRTRRKTATQHGGSTLADLQQALEDYLPVLLGLVKDGNQLQHKVQFAWINQEDDLEETAMSNAWYEVLSVLHLMAMLSLSQANLLLLPRTSPDGYQPKVSEESRRASIDIFVKAAGYLDCAVRHVLPQFPAEFRRNLPVDLAEGVLRALCLQALGQGVDIQLGMAIDSTKATLAVKRRLACEMVKYWQQAQDNIMNLPLSNGWGEKHRLFVKWKYIEAKAAAYYYHGLILDEGNTEKSHGMAVAALQAADEYFKESKKACEAFNSAPPLSRNPPLFGTMKYLSEKIPKDASSKVRINRDLYSFEKIVETAPTLPDFALALKPDEFQLPAVDPSWNEENINRGQQVASKQLKSDQR from the exons ATGGGATGCCTTGTTTCAAAGCCAGCAGATTCTGGTGGAAACAGGCGGAGGCCGGGAAACATTGGGGAAGTTTCTGTTTACGTTCCTGGTCTGCGCATTCCTAAACCAGTAGATTTCTCTCTAGCACTTGGCGATCATCTATCTAAGAATATAGTTGAACGCCTATCAGCTCTGAGAACTCGCATAGTTGTAATGGCTGGCCAAGAAGGTCCAACAATTACTAGAACACGGAGAAAAACTGCTACCCAACATG GTGGTTCAACATTAGCTGATCTTCAGCAAGCTCTGGAAGATTATTTACCTGTTCTTTTGGGATTAGTTAAAGATG GAAACCAACTTCAACACAAAGTACAGTTTGCGTGGATTAATCAGGAGGATGATTTGGAG GAAACTGCCATGTCCAACGCTTGGTATGAGGTGCTGTCAGTTTTGCACTTAATGGCAATGCTATCTTTATCACAGGCCAACTTATTACTTCTTCCTAGAACATCTCCCGATGGTTATCAACCGAAAGTATCAGAAG AGAGTAGGCGAGCCTCAATTGACATTTTTGTAAAAGCTGCAGGATATTTGGATTGTGCTGTTAGACACGTTCTTCCTCAGTTCCCTGCCGAATTTAG GAGAAATTTGCCGGTGGACCTTGCTGAAGGAGTTCTCCGAGCACTTTGCCTGCAAGCACTTGGCCAG GGAGTTGATATCCAGCTAGGAATGGCTATTGATAGCACCAAAGCAACTCTTGCTGTTAAGCGAAGGCTTGCATGTGAGATGGTAAAATACTGGCAGCAG GCCCAAGATAACATCATGAACCTTCCGTTATCAAATGGTTGGGGAGAGAAGCACCGGCTCTTCGTTAAATGGAAATACATTGAAGCAAAG GCTGCAGCATACTATTATCATGGTTTGATACTTGACGAGGGAAACACCGAGAAGTCCCACGGGATGGCTGTAGCTGCATTGCAAGCAGCCGatgaatattttaaagaaagtaAAAAGGCTTGCGAGGCTTTTAACTCCGCTCCTCCATTATCAAG AAATCCGCCGCTCTTTGGAACCATGAAGTATCTATCagaaaaaattccaaaagatgCTTCAAGCAAAGTGCGGATAAACCGTGACTTGTACTCTTTTGAAAA AATCGTAGAAACTGCACCGACATTGCCCGATTTCGCTCTCGCGCTGAAGCCAGACGAATTCCAACTTCCTGCAGTGGACCCTTCATGGAACGAGGAGAATATAAACAGAGGTCAACAAGTTGCCTCTAAACAATTAAAAAGTGATCAAAGATAA
- the LOC120082874 gene encoding coiled-coil domain-containing protein 12, which translates to MATEEDSVEQVAAARKERLRALRAAQELLNASDEKNSGGEDKENGATADAEETNLNMKFRNYVPHDKELQEGKLAPPVLPKFEDPVTTEPAQLKEDPFVNIAPKKPNWDLRRDVQKKLDKLERRTQKALYKLMEEQEKQKQSAEGDDDQNGAEG; encoded by the exons ATGGCTACTGAAGAAGACTCCGTCGAACAAGTTGCTGCAGCACGTAAAGAGAGATTGAGAGCTCTAAGAGCTGCTCAGGAATTGTTAAACGCTTCAGATGAGAAGAATTCTGGAGGAGAGGATAAAGAGAATGGTGCTACTGCAGATGCTGAAGAAAC TAATCTTAATATGAAATTTCGGAACTATGTTCCTCATGATAAGGAGCTTCAGGAGGGCAAGCTTGCCCCACCTGTATTGCCAAAGTTTGAGGACCCTGTTACTACTGAACCTGCACAATTAAAAGAG GACCCATTTGTAAATATCGCTCCAAAGAAACCAAACTGGGACCTTAGAAGGGATGTACAGAAGAAGCTTGATAAGCTTGAAAGACGTACACAGAAAGCATTATATAAGCTTATGG AGGAACAGGAAAAGCAAAAGCAGTCAGCTGAAGGAGACGACGACCAAAATGGTGCAGAAGGATAG